CCGACGCCGTCTCCAAGTTCCGGGCGCTGCGCGGCGCGCCGCGGGGGGTGGAGCGGGCGCTGCTATCGGCGGTGACGCTCCTCGGCAGCCTCTGGGCGCTCGAGGTCCACCACCACCTCCCCTGGGCGTTCTTCAAGGAGCAGTACCTCGGCCTCTTCCTCGGGGTGAGCCTCGCCGCGGTGTTCGTCGCCGTGAAGGCCCATGCGGGAGGGCGTGAGGACCGCGTGGCCTGGCATGACTGGGGCCTCGCCGCGGGCGGGCTCGGCGTGGGGCTCTACGTCACGCTGCGCTACCCCGTCATCGCCTATCAGCTCGGTGTGCTCACCTGGGACAAGGTCGCCCTCGGCGCGCTGGCGATCGCCCTCGTGCTGGAGGCGGCGCGCCGGCTGGTCGGCTGGGTGATGGTGGCGCTGGCGGCCGTCTTCATCCTGTACGCGAAATTCGCCTGGCTCCTGCCGGGGCTCCTCGCCGGCAAGGGGGCGTCGTGGGAGCGCATCGCCGTCTACCTGTACCTGGACACCAACGGCCTCCTCGGCCTGCCGCTGGCGGTGACAGCGGGGATGGTCGTGGCCTTCATCTTCTTCGGCCAGGTGCTCTACGCCGTGGGCGGCGACCGCTTCCTCACCGATCTCGCCATGGCGCTCATGGGGCGCTACCGGGGCGGGCCGGCGAAGGTGTCGGTGGTGGCCTCCTCCCTCTTCGGCACGGTGTCGGGCAGCGCGGTGTCCAACGTGGTGGTGGACGGACCCATCACGATCCCGATGATGAAGCGCAGCGGGTACGCGCCGCATGTGGCGGCAGCCATCGAGGCCGTGGCCTCCACGGGCGGCCAGATCATGCCCCCGGTCATGGGCGTCGCGGCCTTCCTCATCGCCGAGTTCCTCTCGCTCCCTTACTCCGAGGTGGCGCTGGCCGCTGTGATCCCGGCGCTCCTCTACTACCTGGCGCTCTTCGTCCAGGTGGACCTGGAGGCAGCCAGTCACGGGCTCGTCGGGCTTCCCGCGCGGGATCTGCCGCGGCTCCGCGACGTGCTGCGCCGCGGCTGGAGCTTCCTCATCCCGCTGGGCGTGCTCGTCTACACGCTGATGATCGCCTCCTGGGAGGCGGGCAAGGCCGGGATGGCGGCCGTCATCGCCACGCTCGTGGTGGGCGCGCTCCAGTGGGAGGACCGGCTGACGCCGGCCCGGCTCTGGCGGGCCATCGAGGAGGCCGGGCGCGTGCTGCTGGACATCGTCGCCATCACGGCCGTGGCCGGCTTCGTCATCGGCGTGCTGCAGCTCTCGGGGCTCGGCTTCAAGTTCTCCCTACTCCTCGTCACCGTGGCCGGGGGAAGCGCGCTGGGCCTGCTCGCGCTCACCGCGGTGGTCTGCATCATCCTGGGCATGGGCATGCCCACGGCCATCGTCTACATCATGCTGGCCGTCCTCGTGGGCCCGGCCCTCGTCCAGCTCGGGATCGCGCCGCTGGGCGCGCATCTCTTCCTCTTCTACTTCGGGATGCTGTCCATGATCACGCCGCCCGTGTGCCTGGCGACGTACGCCGCGGCCTCCATCGCGCGCTCCGACTTCATGAAGACGGGGTGGACGGGGATGCGGCTCGGCATCGTCGCCTACGTGGTGCCCTTCGTCTTCGCCTTTCACCCCTCGCTCCTGATGCAAGGCTCGGTCGCGGAGATCGTGCTCGCCGCCGCGTCGGCGGCCGGCGGCGTGATCCTCCTCGGCACGGGCTGCGCTGGCCACCTCTTCAGGGCGCTGTCCTGGCCCCGGCGCGGGGCGG
The Candidatus Rokuibacteriota bacterium genome window above contains:
- a CDS encoding TRAP transporter fused permease subunit, translating into MADAVSKFRALRGAPRGVERALLSAVTLLGSLWALEVHHHLPWAFFKEQYLGLFLGVSLAAVFVAVKAHAGGREDRVAWHDWGLAAGGLGVGLYVTLRYPVIAYQLGVLTWDKVALGALAIALVLEAARRLVGWVMVALAAVFILYAKFAWLLPGLLAGKGASWERIAVYLYLDTNGLLGLPLAVTAGMVVAFIFFGQVLYAVGGDRFLTDLAMALMGRYRGGPAKVSVVASSLFGTVSGSAVSNVVVDGPITIPMMKRSGYAPHVAAAIEAVASTGGQIMPPVMGVAAFLIAEFLSLPYSEVALAAVIPALLYYLALFVQVDLEAASHGLVGLPARDLPRLRDVLRRGWSFLIPLGVLVYTLMIASWEAGKAGMAAVIATLVVGALQWEDRLTPARLWRAIEEAGRVLLDIVAITAVAGFVIGVLQLSGLGFKFSLLLVTVAGGSALGLLALTAVVCIILGMGMPTAIVYIMLAVLVGPALVQLGIAPLGAHLFLFYFGMLSMITPPVCLATYAAASIARSDFMKTGWTGMRLGIVAYVVPFVFAFHPSLLMQGSVAEIVLAAASAAGGVILLGTGCAGHLFRALSWPRRGAAALAGLLLIPPPSSGPWLAANLAGLALGIAFGVSEWTAHGRALPVAVPAAQREP